A single Populus nigra chromosome 13, ddPopNigr1.1, whole genome shotgun sequence DNA region contains:
- the LOC133671099 gene encoding amino acid transporter AVT1I-like translates to MDTMPHDELSLAVPLLVDKEQHRLGCKLRDVESNYSFTSSGSTSTFKTVFHGLNALSGVGILSIPYALSSGGWLSLILLCIISTAAFYTGLLIQRCMDLDSNIRTYPDIGERAFGRKGRILVSVLMYTELYLVSTGFLILEGDNLQNLFPNMGIEVAGFEIGGRQSSVIIVALIILPTVWLDDMSILSYISASGVIASAIVLISIFWTGAFDGVGFKEKGTLVNWHGIPTAVSLYAFCYCAHPVFPALYTSMKNKHQFSNVMILCFILCSLSYASMAVMGYRMFGPSVQSQITLNLPTEKLSSRLTIYTTLVSPITKYALMIIPIVNATKSWLPMNGKKRPFGLFIGTALVISNVIVALSLPFFGDLMSLVGAFLSMTASIILPSLCYMKISGTYQRFGFEMVVLWTIVLLGVAVVILGTYTSLLEIIRHF, encoded by the exons ATGGACACGATGCCTCATGATGAATTATCGTTGGCTGTGCCTCTCCTTGTTGACAAGGAGCAACACAGGCTAGGATGCAAACTGAGAGATGTGGAATCAAATTACAGTTTTACAAGTTCAGGCTCCACATCTACCTTCAAGACTGTTTTCCACGGACTCAATGCTTTGTCAG GAGTTGGAATCCTTTCAATTCCCTATGCACTATCATCAGGAGGATGGTTGAGCTTGATCCTTCTCTGTATCATCTCCACTGCAGCCTTTTACACCGGCTTGTTGATCCAGAGATGTATGGATTTGGATTCAAATATCAGAACTTATCCTGATATAGGCGAGCGTGCTTTTGGTAGGAAGGGAAGAATTTTGGTTTCAGTTCTCATGTACACAGAACTGTATTTAGTTTCAACAGGATTCCTGATTCTTGAAGGGgataatttacaaaatttatttcCTAACATGGGGATTGAAGTCGCAGGGTTTGAAATAGGTGGCAGACAAAGTTCTGTTATAATTGTGGCCCTTATCATTTTGCCTACGGTTTGGTTGGATGACATGAGCATTCTATCTTATATCTCTGCCAGTGGGGTTATAGCTTCAGCTATCGTTCTCATCTCAATTTTTTGGACTGGTGCATTTGATGGGGTTGGATTTAAGGAAAAGGGAACGTTAGTGAATTGGCATGGAATCCCTACTGCAGTAAGCTTGTATGCCTTCTGTTACTGTGCACATCCAGTCTTCCCCGCCCTTTACACTTCTATGAAAAACAAGCATCAGTTCTCTAAC GTCATGATTCTGTGCTTTATTTTATGCTCCTTGAGCTACGCATCAATGGCAGTTATGGGTTACCGAATGTTTGGACCAAGCGTTCAGTCGCAGATAACCTTAAACCTTCCAACCGAAAAGCTAAGCTCAAGACTGACAATATACACCACACTGGTCAGTCCCATAACAAAGTACGCCCTGATGATCATTCCAATTGTAAATGCTACCAAAAGTTGGCTTCCAATGAACGGCAAGAAAAGGCCATTCGGCCTCTTCATCGGTACGGCTTTGGTGATCAGCAATGTCATTGTAGccctctctctccctttctTTGGTGATCTCATGTCGCTGGTCGGAGCATTTTTAAGTATGACAGCTTCTATTATACTTCCATCCTTATGTTACATGAAGATTTCTGGAACTTATCAGCGATTTGGATTTGAGATGGTGGTCTTATGGACTATAGTGCTACTTGGTGTTGCTGTCGTGATATTGGGTACTTACACCTCTCTCTTGGAGATAATAAGGCACTTCTAA